A section of the Prionailurus bengalensis isolate Pbe53 chromosome C2, Fcat_Pben_1.1_paternal_pri, whole genome shotgun sequence genome encodes:
- the MAGEF1 gene encoding melanoma-associated antigen F1, with amino-acid sequence MLQKPESGALPIPQAEGKDGGRDGDTQALTASQEEAPSPLLQESSKEDLGAGREEGAAEPALTPKGARTLAAKALARRRAYRRLDRTVAELVQFLLVKDKKKSPITRSEMVKYVIGDLKDLFPEIIARAAEHLRYVFGFELKQLGRKHHTYILINKLKPLEEEEEDLGGDGPRLGLLIMILGLIYMKGNSARETQVWEMLRRLGMRPSKYHFLFGYPKRLILEDFVQQRYLNYRQVPHTNPPECEFSWGPRSNLEISKMKVLGFVAKLHKKEPHHWPVQYREALADEADRARAKARAEASMRARARANQRAGIHPW; translated from the coding sequence ATGTTGCAGAAACCCGAGAGCGGGGCTCTCCCCATCCCTCAGGCCGAGGGGAAGGATGGCGGCCGTGACGGTGACACCCAGGCCCTGACCGCCTCTCAGGAGGAGGCCCCGAGTCCCCTCCTGCAGGAGAGCTCCAAGGAGGATCTTGGCgccgggagggaggagggggctgcggAGCCCGCCCTCACCCCAAAAGGCGCGAGGACCTTGGCAGCCAAAGCTTTGGCCCGGCGCAGGGCCTACCGCCGTCTGGATCGGACGGTGGCCGAGCTGGTGCAGTTTCTACTGGTGAAGGACAAGAAGAAGAGTCCCATCACTCGCTCCGAGATGGTGAAATACGTTATCGGAGACTTGAAGGATCTGTTCCCTGAGATCATCGCAAGGGCCGCAGAACATCTGCGGTATGTCTTTGGTTTCGAGCTAAAACAGCTTGGCCGCAAGCACCACACTTACATCCTGATCAACAAACTAAAAcctctggaggaggaggaggaggatctGGGAGGAGATGGCCCCAGATTGGGTCTCTTAATAATGATCTTGGGCCTTATCTACATGAAAGGTAATAGTGCCAGGGAGACACAGGTCTGGGAGATGCTGCGTCGGTTGGGGATGCGTCCATCAAAGTATCACTTCCTCTTTGGGTACCCGAAGAGGCTTATTCTGGAAGATTTCGTGCAGCAGCGATACCTCAATTACAGGCAGGTGCCTCACACCAATCCGCCGGAATGTGAATTCTCTTGGGGTCCCCGGAGCAACCTGGAAATCAGCAAGATGAAAGTCCTGGGGTTCGTGGCCAAACTCCATAAGAAAGAACCCCACCACTGGCCAGTGCAGTACCGTGAGGCCCTGGCAGACGAAGCCGACAGGGCCAGGGCCAAGGCCAGAGCTGAGGCCAGTATGAGGGCTAGGGCTAGAGCCAATCAAAGGGCTGGTATCCACCCTTGGTGA